DNA from Geobacter sulfurreducens PCA:
GAATCTCGTCCTCGGGAGTGATGACAAATATGCCGTCAACAAAGGACGCCCCCTCGAAAACACTCAGGGTATGGGCGAGGATCGGTCTCCCCGCCAGGATGAGGTACTGTTTGTTGATGGAGGCCCCCATCCGCTTACCCATGCCGGCGGCCGGGACCAGGGCGAAAACGGCCATGGTTTCTCCTCTTGGCGCCGTGCTGAACGTCGCCACAAATACGGCCCGGCCTGCGCGGAAAACGGCGCCGGTCGGGCCGGAATGAGCTGATTATACCGAAGGATCGCTAAAAGACCAGCCAAAAGTAGTGCGAAGGATTGCCCCCGGCCCCGTCAGCTGGCCAGTTCCCGCAGGGCGGAGATAACCGCCGGGGCATCGTCGTCCAGGAGGGTCCGCGCATCGAGCAGGAAACGTCCCCGGTTGATGCGCCCGACCACCGGCACGGTCATGCGCCGGAGCCGCGCCTCCATCTCCTGGGGAGACACCCCGTCCACGTCTACAGCGATGAGGGTCGTGGGCAACTCCAGGAGGGGATAGGCACCCCCACCCACCTGGGAAACGCCGTCAAGGGAAGCAAGCCGCACGGAAGAAGGGACGCCGCGGCGCAGACGGCGCATGAACTGCCGGGCGCGGAGCCGCAGTTCCTCGGCCGAGGCGGTCAGCATCCGGAGGGTTGGAACCTCCGCCAGGGCCTGGCGTTCATCCCGGTAGAGGCGCAGGGTTCCCTCAAGGGCCGCCAGGGTCAGCTTGTCGATACGAATGGCCCGGAGCAGGGGATGCTTTTTCAAGGGATCCACATACGCCTTGCGCCCCACGATGATCCCGGCCTGGGGACCGCCCAGGAGTTTATCGCCGCTGAAGGTGACCACATCCACCCCGACGGAGACGAATTCCTGCACCGTGGGCTCCCCCCGGATACCGAAACGGGAGAGATCAATGAGACAGCCGCTGCCGATGTCGGCCATGACCGGCAGGCCCAATTCGCGGCCGATGGCGACCATCTCCGGGGCCGTCACCTCTGCGGTAAAACCGACCACCGCGAAATTGCTGGAGTGAACCTTGAGCAAGAGTCCCGTCTCGGAAGTTACCGCCTGGCGGTAGTCGCGTGAGTGGGTCCGGTTGGTGGTTCCCACCTCGCGGAGAACGGCCCCGCCCTGCTGCATGACGTCCGGGATCCGGAACGACCCGCCGATCTCCACCAGTTCTCCCCGGGAGACAATGACCTCTTTTCCGCCGGCCAGGGCGGACAGAGCCAGGAGGACCGCCGCTGCGTTGTTGTTGACCACGAGCGCGGCCTCTGCGCCGGTCAGTTCACAAAGAAGCTTCTCCACATGGGAGTATCGGCTCCCCCTCTCGCCCCGCTCCAGATCGAATTCCAGGTTGGAGTAGCCGTAGGCGGTGTCGTCGACACGTTGCCGCACCCGCTCTGCCAGGGGAGAACGCCCCAGGTTCGTGTGAATGACGACGCCGGTGCCGTTCACCACCCGGCGAAGACTGCACGCCGTGCTGCGGGCCACCTCGCGACCGACTCGGCCGGCAACCGCACCGTCTGCCAGGTCTTGCTCACGTAGCGATCCTGCGCGGGCCTCGGCGCGCAAGGCATCGAGCGCGGTGCGAACGGCGGCGAGAACCGTGGGTCGAGGATGGTCTGCCAGCAACCGCCTGACTTCGTCCTGTTCAAGGATGCGGTCAACCTTGGGAATGCGGCTAAAGATGGTCACGGTAGTCTCCCCGGGCACAAAAATGGCGGCGCAAAGCCAGCTTAGACCTCAGTACCAGATTGACTCAGGGCTGTCAAGGCGGGTGAAGGGAAGGTGAACGGGGTATCGTCAACCCGTCCGGTGTCTCGGTTGGTAAATCCTTGGGGAAAATTGTGAGGTATTGTGATTGTGGCGGCGACACAGACCCAGTCCGG
Protein-coding regions in this window:
- the selA gene encoding L-seryl-tRNA(Sec) selenium transferase, with protein sequence MTIFSRIPKVDRILEQDEVRRLLADHPRPTVLAAVRTALDALRAEARAGSLREQDLADGAVAGRVGREVARSTACSLRRVVNGTGVVIHTNLGRSPLAERVRQRVDDTAYGYSNLEFDLERGERGSRYSHVEKLLCELTGAEAALVVNNNAAAVLLALSALAGGKEVIVSRGELVEIGGSFRIPDVMQQGGAVLREVGTTNRTHSRDYRQAVTSETGLLLKVHSSNFAVVGFTAEVTAPEMVAIGRELGLPVMADIGSGCLIDLSRFGIRGEPTVQEFVSVGVDVVTFSGDKLLGGPQAGIIVGRKAYVDPLKKHPLLRAIRIDKLTLAALEGTLRLYRDERQALAEVPTLRMLTASAEELRLRARQFMRRLRRGVPSSVRLASLDGVSQVGGGAYPLLELPTTLIAVDVDGVSPQEMEARLRRMTVPVVGRINRGRFLLDARTLLDDDAPAVISALRELAS